The Aeromicrobium senzhongii genome includes a window with the following:
- the sepH gene encoding septation protein SepH, with protein MRELATVGLSDDGRFLVARDATTGERFRLSIDRRLTSLVDRTPVGSSRSGQMEIPMESSLNPREIQTRIRRGESVEEVAEQAGITVERVHGFAVPVIAEREWMAQSARATTVRRKHVGGPAIALAELADAALVQRGITPEDAEWDAWRREDGRWTVRVDFDGGSASFLYDPKSRYVVADEDAARDLVGDLATEEQHDMALADLVTEAPEAYGGADEVDHAPLVRSIKEARDRRALEQAVFDEPVEEPVEDVEDQALEERIAVPDTPKPRKKHSRRSVPSWDEIMFGGSPE; from the coding sequence ATGCGGGAACTCGCAACCGTGGGACTCAGCGACGACGGGCGATTCCTCGTCGCCCGGGACGCGACCACCGGAGAACGTTTCCGGCTCAGCATCGATCGCCGGCTCACCTCACTGGTCGATCGCACCCCCGTGGGTTCGAGTCGTTCCGGACAGATGGAGATTCCGATGGAGAGTTCGCTCAACCCCCGCGAGATCCAGACCCGCATCCGTCGCGGCGAGTCGGTCGAGGAGGTCGCCGAGCAGGCCGGCATCACGGTCGAGCGCGTCCACGGCTTCGCCGTGCCCGTCATCGCCGAGCGCGAGTGGATGGCCCAGTCGGCGCGCGCCACGACCGTGCGCCGCAAGCACGTCGGCGGCCCCGCGATCGCCCTGGCCGAACTGGCCGACGCTGCCCTGGTGCAGCGCGGCATCACCCCCGAGGACGCCGAGTGGGACGCCTGGCGCCGTGAGGACGGCCGCTGGACCGTCCGCGTCGACTTCGACGGCGGCTCCGCGAGCTTCCTGTACGACCCCAAGAGCCGTTACGTCGTCGCCGACGAGGACGCCGCCCGCGATCTCGTGGGCGACCTGGCGACCGAGGAGCAGCACGACATGGCGTTGGCCGACCTGGTCACCGAAGCTCCCGAGGCGTACGGCGGCGCCGACGAGGTCGACCACGCTCCCCTCGTCCGCTCGATCAAGGAGGCCCGCGACCGCCGGGCCCTCGAGCAGGCCGTCTTCGACGAGCCCGTCGAGGAGCCGGTCGAGGACGTCGAGGACCAGGCCCTGGAAGAGCGCATCGCCGTCCCCGACACCCCGAAGCCCCGCAAGAAGCACTCGCGCCGCTCGGTGCCCAGCTGGGACGAGATCATGTTCGGCGGCTCGCCGGAGTAA
- a CDS encoding thymidine kinase — MAELVFYSGTMDSGKSTLALQLDHNHRARGRVGRIYSSHDRAGEAVLSSRLGLATPAIEVGEELDFWADVVGELTGGGRVDYLVCDEAQFYTSDQVDQLAKVADELSIDVYCFGILTDFRTRLFPGSLRLVELADRVLTLQVEALCWCGARATHNARTADGEMVTEGEVIVVGDVEDPDRPTPQIGYEVLCRRHHRKRMTSARAQAGALSPDVLPFD; from the coding sequence GTGGCAGAACTGGTCTTCTACTCCGGGACGATGGACTCGGGCAAGAGCACCCTGGCCCTGCAGCTGGACCACAACCATCGCGCTCGGGGACGGGTGGGCCGCATCTACTCGTCGCACGATCGTGCCGGCGAGGCGGTCCTGTCCAGCCGGCTGGGTCTCGCCACCCCCGCGATCGAGGTCGGCGAGGAACTCGACTTCTGGGCCGACGTCGTCGGTGAGCTGACCGGGGGAGGGCGGGTCGACTACCTGGTGTGCGACGAGGCGCAGTTCTACACCAGCGATCAGGTCGACCAGCTGGCCAAGGTCGCGGACGAGTTGTCGATCGACGTGTACTGCTTCGGCATCCTCACCGACTTCCGCACGCGGCTCTTCCCGGGCTCGCTGCGGCTGGTCGAGTTGGCCGACCGGGTGCTGACGCTGCAGGTCGAGGCGCTGTGCTGGTGTGGCGCCCGCGCCACGCACAACGCGCGTACCGCCGACGGTGAGATGGTCACCGAGGGCGAGGTCATCGTGGTGGGCGACGTCGAGGACCCGGACCGCCCCACGCCGCAGATCGGCTACGAGGTGCTGTGCCGACGTCATCACCGCAAGCGGATGACCTCGGCGCGGGCCCAGGCCGGGGCGCTGTCGCCCGACGTGCTGCCGTTCGACTGA
- a CDS encoding alkaline phosphatase family protein, whose protein sequence is MTAARAGIHEIMTSVGGALGVAGFTDVLGLAKADRYVVMVVDGLGLDLLREHADLAPFLSSLTNVEGVLAGIPSTTSVSLTSLGTGLLPGQHGMAGYTCRIPGTPRFLNTLTWDDRVDPEQWQPHPTVLRRLADAGVAATVVNDSRFERSGLTRVSQRGVPFIGADRSWDRLTAIAEAVEQGDRSVVYAYESAVDHTGHGHGVDSPEWRKALAEVDRDVADLREALPADAVLLVTADHGMVDVPMQGRFDLVDHPELRDDVVLVAGEARFRHVHTRSGAEETVAARWREVLGGRVEVRLRDDAQEWFGPLDPAVRGRFGDVVVAALDDFAVFASDVFSVELLLRGFHGSITGRERRIPVLVAS, encoded by the coding sequence ATGACCGCTGCCCGCGCCGGGATCCACGAGATCATGACCTCGGTCGGCGGTGCCCTGGGCGTCGCCGGCTTCACCGACGTCCTGGGCCTGGCGAAGGCCGACCGCTACGTGGTGATGGTCGTCGACGGGCTGGGTCTGGACCTGCTCCGTGAGCACGCCGACCTCGCGCCGTTCCTGTCGTCGCTGACGAATGTCGAGGGAGTGCTGGCGGGGATCCCGTCGACCACCTCGGTCAGCCTGACGTCGCTCGGCACGGGTCTGTTGCCCGGGCAGCACGGGATGGCCGGCTACACGTGCCGCATCCCGGGCACGCCGCGATTCCTCAACACCCTGACGTGGGACGACCGTGTCGACCCCGAGCAGTGGCAGCCCCATCCCACGGTCCTGCGCCGGCTTGCCGACGCGGGCGTCGCGGCCACCGTCGTCAACGACTCGAGGTTCGAGCGCAGCGGCCTCACCCGGGTCAGCCAGCGTGGAGTGCCGTTCATCGGTGCCGACCGCTCCTGGGACCGCCTGACGGCGATCGCCGAGGCGGTCGAGCAGGGCGATCGCTCGGTCGTCTACGCGTACGAGTCGGCGGTCGACCACACCGGGCACGGACACGGGGTCGACTCGCCGGAGTGGCGCAAGGCTCTGGCGGAGGTGGACCGCGACGTCGCCGACCTGCGCGAGGCCCTTCCTGCCGACGCGGTCCTGCTGGTGACCGCCGACCACGGCATGGTCGACGTCCCGATGCAGGGCCGATTCGACCTGGTCGACCATCCCGAGCTGCGCGACGACGTGGTGCTGGTCGCCGGCGAGGCCCGCTTCCGCCACGTGCACACCCGTTCGGGTGCCGAGGAGACCGTCGCGGCACGCTGGCGCGAGGTGCTCGGCGGCCGCGTCGAGGTGCGGCTGCGCGACGACGCGCAGGAGTGGTTCGGCCCGTTGGACCCCGCCGTGCGTGGCCGCTTCGGCGACGTCGTCGTCGCGGCGCTGGACGACTTCGCCGTGTTCGCGTCGGACGTGTTCTCGGTCGAGTTGCTGCTGCGTGGCTTCCACGGGTCGATCACCGGCCGCGAACGTCGTATCCCCGTCCTCGTGGCGAGTTGA
- a CDS encoding DUF5998 family protein, whose translation MTQTKDRTKDLYESISRSGYYPEIISGALEDALAGEPVESFVVHHEPTFDREEIRRHMSVLVLTPSRLLLTHTDEHPGDTLLPKPYTSTSVEAVPLSRVTGVVVTRMVSTQTQQLEEALLTVSWGAVSRVELEPARCDDPECEADHGYGGTLTGDDFSLRLSAAAEGGAAVVGLLEFARTLTAATTVTAAR comes from the coding sequence GTGACCCAGACCAAGGACCGGACGAAGGACCTGTACGAGTCCATCTCGCGCAGCGGGTACTACCCCGAGATCATCTCCGGCGCGCTCGAGGACGCCCTGGCCGGTGAGCCGGTGGAGTCGTTCGTGGTGCACCACGAGCCCACCTTCGACCGCGAGGAGATCCGCCGGCACATGTCGGTGCTGGTCCTCACGCCCTCCCGCCTCCTGCTGACCCACACCGACGAGCACCCCGGCGACACCCTGCTGCCCAAGCCGTACACCTCCACCTCCGTCGAGGCGGTGCCGCTGTCGCGCGTCACCGGTGTCGTCGTCACCCGCATGGTCTCGACGCAGACCCAGCAGCTCGAGGAGGCCCTGTTGACGGTCTCGTGGGGCGCGGTCTCGCGCGTCGAGCTCGAACCGGCGCGGTGCGACGACCCCGAGTGCGAGGCCGACCACGGGTACGGCGGCACGCTGACCGGCGACGACTTCTCGCTGCGGCTCAGTGCTGCGGCCGAGGGCGGCGCCGCCGTCGTGGGACTGCTCGAGTTCGCCCGGACCCTGACGGCCGCGACGACGGTCACCGCCGCCCGATGA
- a CDS encoding bifunctional acetate--CoA ligase family protein/GNAT family N-acetyltransferase encodes MSGSESVETTVVPHPVPAWEADVLLKDGRVAQIRPIVPEDAAKFVAFYDRVSAESKYFRFFAPYPRLSDRDIARFTTVDHHQRVAFVVTQHDDIIAVGRYDAVSEDEAEVAFLVEDAHQGRGIGQLLLEHLAQAGRERGFTEFIAEVLPENVRMLQVFREMGYTISGTLEDGVQRLTFEINPTDSALGVMRSREQRAEAASIARIFGARSVAVVGASRRQGSIGQAMVRNLVLGDYGGTVYAVNSQAEAVSGLTAYPTVRDIPGEVEIAIVAVPAEHVNDVVLDCAAKGVHGLVVISAGFAEEGAEGRARQQELLHLCRTHGLRLIGPNCLGIINTASDVQLNASLSATMPPPGRAGFFCQSGALGSAILETVAARGLGLSTFVSAGNRADVSGNDLLQYWHQDDSTDVVLLYLESIGNPRKFSRLARRVSEVKPVVAVKSGRSTQGVPVGHTVRRSSAPQQAVDAMFRQAGVIQVDNLDEMFDVAQLLAHQPLPRGNRIAVVGNSDAVALIVTDAAKSQGLQVAPPIPLGANAGAEEFEVAIEAALARPDVDALVAVYTPPITTDSDAVANVLAAIGEQSDKPIVSTFLASKGIPVLLRVPDLEGGSAGRGSVPSYAAPEAAVKALARAVNYAEWAARDHGEYHVAAEHRSGDAKALIRDVLTIAPRGAVLSTEQVHYLLSCYGIDLWTWTNVHSKEEAIAAGEQLGWDVVLKAGSEHLRARPDLAHVWRGIHDAGDMAIAWDEMTTWSGIRADTTFFVQKSAPDGVQVAFRATEDRLFGPLVSFGIAGAPSELLEDRSYGIPPLTDVDARSMISGIRAAPLLFGYQGSEQVDVGSLEDIVLRLAALKDDLPEVVSLDLEPVLVNPDGYTALSARAKVIPSSDSRGDWFVRRLSQPDAAADTLGR; translated from the coding sequence GTGAGTGGCAGCGAATCAGTGGAGACGACCGTCGTGCCGCACCCCGTCCCCGCGTGGGAGGCCGATGTCCTGCTCAAGGACGGTCGCGTGGCGCAGATCCGTCCGATCGTGCCCGAGGACGCCGCCAAGTTCGTGGCCTTCTACGACCGCGTGTCGGCCGAGTCGAAGTACTTCCGGTTCTTCGCGCCCTACCCGCGCCTGTCGGATCGCGACATCGCGCGCTTCACCACCGTCGACCACCACCAGCGGGTCGCCTTCGTGGTGACCCAGCACGACGACATCATCGCCGTCGGTCGGTACGACGCGGTCTCCGAGGACGAGGCCGAGGTCGCCTTCCTCGTCGAGGACGCGCACCAGGGCCGCGGCATCGGCCAGTTGCTGCTCGAGCACCTCGCCCAGGCCGGACGCGAGCGCGGCTTCACCGAGTTCATCGCCGAGGTGCTGCCCGAGAACGTCCGGATGCTCCAGGTCTTCCGCGAGATGGGATACACGATCAGCGGCACGCTCGAGGACGGCGTCCAGCGGCTCACGTTCGAGATCAACCCCACCGACTCGGCCCTCGGAGTTATGCGCTCGCGCGAGCAGCGTGCCGAGGCGGCGTCCATCGCCCGCATCTTCGGCGCCCGCAGCGTCGCGGTCGTCGGCGCCAGCCGCCGCCAGGGGTCGATCGGCCAGGCCATGGTCCGGAACCTCGTGCTGGGCGACTACGGCGGAACGGTCTACGCCGTCAACTCCCAGGCCGAGGCCGTCTCGGGCCTCACGGCCTATCCGACCGTCCGGGACATCCCGGGCGAGGTCGAGATCGCGATCGTGGCGGTGCCGGCCGAGCACGTCAACGACGTCGTCCTGGACTGCGCCGCCAAGGGGGTCCACGGGCTCGTCGTGATCTCGGCGGGCTTCGCCGAGGAGGGCGCCGAGGGGCGCGCGCGCCAGCAGGAGCTGCTGCACCTGTGCCGCACCCACGGACTGCGCCTGATCGGCCCGAACTGCCTGGGCATCATCAACACGGCATCCGACGTCCAGTTGAACGCCTCGCTGTCGGCGACCATGCCGCCGCCCGGACGCGCGGGCTTCTTCTGCCAGTCCGGTGCTCTCGGCTCGGCGATCCTCGAGACCGTCGCAGCGCGCGGCCTGGGCCTGTCGACGTTCGTGTCCGCGGGCAACCGCGCCGACGTCTCGGGCAACGACCTCCTGCAGTACTGGCACCAGGACGACAGCACCGACGTCGTGCTGCTCTACCTCGAGTCCATCGGCAACCCGCGCAAGTTCTCGCGGCTCGCCCGGCGGGTGTCGGAGGTCAAGCCGGTCGTGGCCGTGAAGTCGGGCCGCTCGACCCAGGGTGTTCCCGTCGGCCACACCGTGCGCCGCAGTTCGGCGCCGCAGCAGGCCGTCGACGCGATGTTCCGCCAGGCCGGCGTCATCCAGGTCGACAACCTCGACGAGATGTTCGACGTCGCGCAGCTGCTGGCCCACCAGCCGCTGCCGCGTGGCAACCGCATCGCCGTGGTGGGCAACTCCGACGCCGTCGCGCTGATCGTCACCGATGCCGCGAAGTCGCAGGGTCTGCAGGTCGCGCCGCCGATCCCGCTGGGGGCCAACGCCGGCGCGGAGGAGTTCGAGGTCGCCATCGAGGCGGCACTGGCCCGTCCCGACGTCGACGCCCTGGTGGCGGTCTACACGCCCCCGATCACCACCGACAGCGACGCGGTCGCCAACGTGCTGGCGGCCATCGGCGAGCAGTCCGACAAGCCGATCGTCTCGACCTTCCTGGCCAGCAAGGGCATCCCGGTGCTGCTGCGCGTCCCCGATCTCGAGGGTGGCTCGGCCGGCCGCGGCTCGGTGCCGTCCTACGCGGCTCCCGAAGCGGCCGTCAAGGCGCTCGCGCGCGCGGTCAACTACGCCGAGTGGGCGGCCCGCGACCACGGCGAGTACCACGTCGCGGCCGAGCACCGCTCCGGCGACGCCAAGGCGCTCATCCGCGACGTCCTCACCATCGCCCCCCGCGGCGCGGTCCTCTCGACCGAGCAGGTGCACTACCTGCTGTCCTGCTACGGCATCGACCTGTGGACCTGGACCAACGTGCACAGCAAGGAGGAGGCGATCGCGGCCGGTGAGCAGTTGGGCTGGGACGTCGTCCTGAAGGCCGGCAGCGAGCACCTGCGCGCCCGGCCCGACCTCGCGCACGTCTGGCGGGGGATCCACGACGCCGGCGACATGGCGATCGCGTGGGACGAGATGACCACGTGGAGCGGCATCCGCGCCGACACGACCTTCTTCGTGCAGAAGTCGGCTCCCGACGGCGTCCAGGTCGCCTTCCGCGCCACGGAGGACCGCCTGTTCGGCCCGCTGGTCTCGTTCGGCATCGCCGGGGCGCCCAGCGAGCTGCTCGAGGACCGCAGCTACGGCATCCCGCCGCTGACCGACGTCGACGCGCGCTCCATGATCAGCGGCATCCGGGCGGCGCCCCTGCTGTTCGGCTACCAGGGCAGCGAGCAGGTCGACGTGGGTTCGCTCGAGGACATCGTGCTGCGCCTGGCGGCGCTCAAGGACGACCTGCCCGAGGTCGTCTCGCTCGATCTCGAGCCGGTGCTGGTCAACCCCGACGGGTACACCGCCCTGAGCGCTCGCGCGAAGGTCATCCCGTCGTCCGACAGCCGCGGCGACTGGTTCGTCCGGCGCCTGAGCCAGCCCGATGCCGCGGCGGATACGCTGGGTCGGTGA
- a CDS encoding DNA gyrase/topoisomerase IV subunit A, whose product MARVTGSGTETADFEEHILDTDVGDEMRSSFLEYAYSVIYARALPDARDGLKPVQRRILYTMDEMGLRHDRPHVKSARPVGEVMGKLHPHGDSAIYDALVRLVQPWALRLPLLDGHGNFGSPDDPPAAMRYTEIRMDRSAEAMTASLDEDTVDFKPNYDGRLQEPTVLPAAIPHLLVNGASGIAVGMATNIAPHNLIEVVQALRHLIDHPDADLDALMRFIPGPDLPTGGKIVGLDGIRDAYATGNGSFKMRATTRVENVTPRRKGIIVTELPYNVGPEKIIESIKKLVQAKKIQGISDLKNLTDRKHGLRLVIEIKNGIVPEALLAQLYRQTPLESSFGINNVALVDGQPRTLGLREMLTVYLEHRIDVVRRRTTYRRGKAADRLHLVDGLMIAILDIDEVIQLIRGSDNRGEARGRLMSVFDLSELQADYILDLQLGRLTRFSRLELEKEADELRRTIEELDAILADEQVLRGHVGDELAQMAQEFGTPRRTVLLESAGVPALAAAGGSLEVPDDPCWVLLSSTGLVARTSDAEPLGTHGRRAKHDTVVAAVRATARGQVGVVTSAGTVHRLDVVDLPNLPPTADSPRLQGGLPLTELLSLDGDALTLMNFDEDVPGLAMGTRAGVVKRVKPDHLTNRDSWELIRLEDGDRVVGAVPLTTGDEELAFVTSEAQLLHFPASVVRPQGRSGGGVAGIKLGAGAHVVAFGAVSDIETAHVVTVAGSSSALPGTQTGSVKVTPLSVYPGKGRGTGGVRCQRLVRGEDALVFAWVGDGMPVASAASGSPVDLPEVVEKRDASGTPVAQPIAGVSASASDLPGARNVSD is encoded by the coding sequence ATGGCCCGCGTGACTGGATCTGGTACCGAGACCGCGGACTTCGAGGAGCACATCCTCGACACCGACGTCGGCGACGAGATGCGCTCCAGCTTCCTCGAGTACGCGTACTCGGTGATCTACGCCCGGGCCCTGCCCGACGCACGGGACGGGCTCAAGCCCGTGCAGCGGCGCATTCTCTACACGATGGACGAGATGGGACTGCGCCACGACCGGCCCCACGTCAAGAGCGCCCGCCCCGTGGGCGAGGTGATGGGCAAGCTGCACCCGCACGGCGACAGCGCGATCTACGACGCACTGGTCCGCCTGGTCCAGCCGTGGGCGCTGCGGCTGCCGCTGCTGGACGGCCACGGCAACTTCGGCTCGCCCGACGACCCGCCCGCCGCCATGCGTTACACCGAGATCCGCATGGATCGCTCCGCCGAGGCGATGACGGCCTCGCTCGACGAGGACACGGTCGACTTCAAGCCCAACTACGACGGCCGGCTGCAGGAGCCCACGGTGCTCCCCGCGGCCATCCCCCACCTGCTGGTCAACGGTGCCTCGGGCATCGCCGTCGGCATGGCCACCAACATCGCCCCGCACAACCTCATCGAGGTCGTCCAGGCGCTGCGCCACCTGATCGACCACCCCGATGCCGACCTCGACGCCCTCATGCGCTTCATCCCCGGTCCCGACCTGCCGACCGGCGGCAAGATCGTCGGACTCGACGGCATCCGCGACGCCTATGCCACGGGCAACGGCTCGTTCAAGATGCGGGCCACCACCCGGGTCGAGAACGTGACGCCGCGCAGGAAGGGCATCATCGTCACCGAGCTGCCCTACAACGTCGGTCCCGAGAAGATCATCGAGTCGATCAAGAAGCTGGTCCAGGCCAAGAAGATCCAGGGCATCTCGGACCTGAAGAACCTCACCGACCGCAAGCACGGCCTGCGGCTGGTCATCGAGATCAAGAACGGCATCGTCCCCGAGGCGCTGCTGGCTCAGCTCTACCGCCAGACGCCGCTGGAGTCCTCGTTCGGCATCAACAACGTCGCCCTCGTCGACGGTCAGCCCCGGACCCTGGGCCTGCGCGAGATGCTGACGGTCTACCTCGAGCACCGCATCGACGTCGTCCGGCGCCGCACCACCTACCGGCGCGGCAAGGCCGCCGACCGCCTGCACCTCGTCGACGGCCTGATGATCGCCATCCTCGACATCGACGAGGTCATCCAGCTGATCCGCGGCTCGGACAACCGCGGCGAGGCGCGCGGGCGGCTCATGTCGGTCTTCGACCTGTCCGAGCTGCAGGCCGACTACATCCTCGACCTGCAGCTGGGCCGCCTCACCCGCTTCTCACGCCTCGAGCTGGAGAAGGAGGCCGACGAGCTGCGCCGCACCATCGAGGAGCTCGACGCGATCCTGGCCGACGAGCAGGTGCTGCGGGGCCACGTGGGCGACGAGCTGGCCCAGATGGCCCAGGAGTTCGGCACGCCACGGCGCACCGTCCTGCTGGAGTCGGCCGGCGTTCCCGCGCTCGCGGCCGCCGGCGGCTCCCTCGAGGTCCCCGACGACCCGTGCTGGGTCCTGCTCTCCTCGACCGGCCTGGTGGCCCGCACGTCCGATGCCGAGCCCCTGGGCACCCACGGCCGGCGCGCCAAGCACGACACCGTCGTGGCGGCCGTCCGCGCCACCGCCCGGGGCCAGGTCGGAGTCGTCACCTCGGCCGGCACGGTCCACCGCCTCGACGTCGTCGACCTGCCGAACCTGCCCCCGACCGCGGACTCGCCGCGTTTGCAGGGCGGGCTCCCGCTGACCGAGCTGCTGAGCCTCGACGGCGACGCCCTGACCCTGATGAACTTCGACGAGGACGTCCCCGGCCTCGCGATGGGCACCCGGGCCGGTGTCGTCAAGCGGGTCAAGCCCGACCACCTGACGAACCGCGACTCCTGGGAGCTCATCCGACTCGAGGACGGCGACCGCGTCGTCGGCGCCGTGCCCCTGACCACCGGCGACGAGGAGCTCGCGTTCGTCACGTCCGAGGCGCAACTGCTGCACTTCCCGGCCTCCGTCGTGCGCCCCCAGGGCCGCAGTGGCGGCGGCGTCGCGGGCATCAAGCTCGGCGCGGGCGCCCACGTCGTGGCCTTCGGTGCCGTCTCGGACATCGAGACGGCTCACGTGGTGACGGTCGCCGGCAGCTCGTCGGCCCTGCCGGGCACCCAGACCGGCTCGGTCAAGGTGACTCCCCTGTCGGTCTACCCCGGCAAGGGACGAGGCACCGGCGGCGTCCGCTGCCAGCGGCTGGTCCGGGGTGAGGACGCCCTCGTCTTCGCCTGGGTCGGCGACGGGATGCCGGTCGCATCGGCCGCGAGCGGCTCGCCCGTCGACCTGCCCGAGGTGGTCGAGAAGCGCGACGCATCGGGCACTCCGGTGGCCCAGCCGATCGCCGGTGTCTCGGCATCCGCGTCCGACCTGCCGGGCGCCAGAAACGTGTCAGACTGA
- a CDS encoding LppX_LprAFG lipoprotein produces the protein MFSRLLTATLLTSTLLLTACTGDDADSGDAAERLDTAAQALADAQALDISLATSSLPDGVRGLLSAKGVGDHSPAFSGDVKIVAGGATIGAEVIAVDDKVYAKTGFSPVWAPLDPKSLGAPDPADLLGSDADSGLAGLLKVTTDVETGDKSRDGDTVLTEIEGDIPGDRIATLIPTADQNENFDVVYRLTDDDELHDAKITGPFYGDDNVTYTVELQPRDEPADITAP, from the coding sequence GTGTTCTCACGACTGCTGACCGCCACACTGCTGACCAGCACGCTGCTGCTGACCGCCTGCACGGGTGACGACGCCGACTCCGGTGACGCCGCCGAGCGCCTTGACACAGCCGCGCAGGCCCTCGCCGACGCGCAGGCCCTGGACATCTCGCTGGCCACGTCGTCGCTGCCCGACGGCGTGCGCGGCCTGCTCTCGGCGAAGGGCGTGGGCGACCACTCCCCCGCCTTCAGCGGCGACGTCAAGATCGTCGCCGGGGGCGCCACGATCGGCGCCGAGGTCATCGCGGTCGACGACAAGGTCTACGCCAAGACAGGCTTCTCGCCGGTGTGGGCCCCGCTCGACCCGAAGAGCCTGGGCGCGCCCGACCCCGCCGACCTGCTCGGCTCCGACGCCGATTCCGGCCTGGCGGGCCTGCTGAAGGTCACCACCGACGTCGAGACCGGCGACAAGTCCCGCGACGGCGACACCGTGCTGACCGAGATCGAGGGCGACATCCCCGGCGACCGGATCGCCACCCTGATTCCGACGGCCGACCAGAACGAGAACTTCGACGTCGTCTACCGCCTCACCGACGACGACGAGCTGCACGACGCCAAGATCACCGGCCCGTTCTACGGGGACGACAACGTCACCTACACCGTGGAGCTGCAGCCGCGCGACGAGCCCGCCGACATCACCGCCCCCTGA
- a CDS encoding MFS transporter, producing MKELASRGLLALAAVAIGFAAADTYVVVLALPDMMTAAGLTVAELQRAAPIISGFLLGYVAVLPLIGRVSDLRGRVPVLTGCLVVFAIGSVITAAGYDLPTIVLGRLIQGIGGGGLIPPTLALIADTWPAERRGMPLGIIGAVQELGSVVGPLWGAAILAFGTWHDIFWLNAAVGLAIAAAMLRHRPAERTRGFDLWGLILVGIASICLLLVMMEPESLTTGVTSGLAFLPVTGDSRWLTPLALAGYAFLLAFVVRQATAARPLLAWRGWGEIARETDLWGAAALTVALGAVIVTFASAEPEQAVLADDAVVLLPIAALALAAFVWRGRRAANPLIPRGSLTATPAWGSIAVSFFVGAALIAALVDIPFFARLTIAPDDQLEAALVLVRFLVALPVGAVLGGWLLRHVPAGPLTAAALTLSGACFLVMGSWDAQSLESFSSTVVLAACGFGFGLALAPVNAALLEHTAADVHGLASALLVVARMVGMLIGISALTTIGLRTFRGAVAKIPSVESLCDGESTACGAYTGAMRDAGIAQLQAVFTGAAVAAFIAAALALLLLRRRDIFSS from the coding sequence ATGAAGGAGCTCGCGTCGCGCGGGTTGCTGGCGCTCGCGGCGGTCGCGATCGGCTTCGCCGCCGCCGACACGTACGTCGTCGTGCTGGCCCTGCCGGACATGATGACGGCCGCCGGCCTCACGGTCGCCGAGCTGCAGCGCGCCGCGCCCATCATCTCGGGCTTCCTGCTGGGGTACGTCGCCGTGCTCCCGCTGATCGGACGGGTCTCGGACCTGCGCGGACGCGTCCCGGTGCTGACCGGCTGCCTCGTGGTCTTCGCGATCGGATCGGTCATCACGGCCGCCGGGTACGACCTTCCCACCATCGTGCTGGGCCGGTTGATCCAGGGCATCGGCGGCGGCGGGCTGATCCCGCCCACGCTGGCCCTGATCGCCGACACCTGGCCGGCCGAGCGCCGCGGGATGCCGCTGGGCATCATCGGCGCCGTCCAGGAGCTGGGCAGCGTCGTCGGCCCGCTGTGGGGCGCTGCGATCCTCGCGTTCGGCACGTGGCACGACATCTTCTGGCTCAACGCCGCCGTCGGGCTGGCCATCGCCGCGGCGATGCTGCGTCACCGGCCGGCGGAGCGCACGCGGGGGTTCGACCTCTGGGGGCTGATCCTGGTCGGGATCGCGTCGATCTGTCTGCTGCTGGTGATGATGGAACCGGAGTCGCTCACCACCGGCGTGACCAGCGGCCTGGCGTTCCTGCCGGTCACCGGCGACTCGCGCTGGCTCACTCCCCTGGCGCTCGCCGGCTACGCGTTCCTGCTCGCGTTCGTCGTGCGGCAGGCCACCGCGGCGCGTCCGCTGCTCGCCTGGCGCGGCTGGGGCGAGATCGCGCGCGAGACCGACCTGTGGGGCGCCGCGGCCCTGACGGTGGCGCTCGGCGCCGTCATCGTGACCTTCGCGAGTGCCGAGCCCGAGCAGGCCGTGCTGGCCGACGACGCCGTCGTGCTGCTGCCGATCGCCGCACTCGCCCTGGCCGCGTTCGTGTGGCGCGGCCGGCGCGCCGCGAACCCGCTCATCCCGCGCGGCTCCCTCACGGCGACGCCCGCGTGGGGGTCGATCGCCGTCTCGTTCTTCGTCGGCGCCGCCCTGATCGCCGCCTTGGTCGACATCCCGTTCTTCGCCCGCCTCACGATCGCCCCGGACGATCAGCTCGAAGCCGCGCTGGTGCTCGTGCGGTTCCTGGTGGCCCTGCCCGTCGGCGCCGTGCTGGGCGGATGGCTGTTGCGCCACGTGCCCGCCGGTCCCCTGACCGCCGCCGCCCTCACCCTGTCGGGCGCCTGCTTCCTGGTGATGGGCTCGTGGGACGCGCAGTCGCTGGAGTCCTTCTCGTCCACCGTCGTGCTGGCCGCGTGTGGCTTCGGCTTCGGCCTGGCGCTCGCGCCGGTGAACGCCGCACTGCTCGAGCACACGGCTGCCGACGTGCACGGACTGGCCAGCGCCCTGCTCGTCGTCGCTCGCATGGTCGGGATGCTGATCGGCATCTCGGCACTGACCACCATCGGGTTGCGCACCTTCCGCGGCGCGGTCGCCAAGATCCCCTCGGTCGAGAGCCTGTGCGACGGTGAGTCGACCGCGTGCGGGGCCTACACCGGCGCGATGCGCGACGCCGGGATCGCGCAATTGCAGGCCGTCTTCACCGGCGCGGCCGTCGCCGCCTTCATCGCCGCGGCCCTCGCCCTGCTGTTACTGCGTCGACGCGATATTTTCTCCTCATGA